The following proteins come from a genomic window of Miscanthus floridulus cultivar M001 chromosome 2, ASM1932011v1, whole genome shotgun sequence:
- the LOC136524773 gene encoding uncharacterized protein, giving the protein MAAAEKPAAVRRAEELVEREMGGRDASHDAAHALRVRDLALSLAAEEGLSAPDRLLTVELTALLHDVGDYKYTKNNVEDMSVVETFLQEVGLDEAQKDEIVATIKGMGFKNEVSNKSIVEPTLEFAIVQDADRLDAIGAIGIARCFTYGGSKNSTLHDPRILPRDNLSKEKYMSKEEKQTSINHFHEKLFKLKDMMKTEAGRRRAEKRHKFMEDFVAEFYEEWSGRG; this is encoded by the exons ATGGCGGCGGCGGAGAAGCCAGCGGCGGTGCGGCGAGCGGAGGAGTTGGTGGAGAGGGAGATGGGCGGGCGCGACGCCTCCCACGACGCCGCGCACGCGCTCCGCGTGCGGGACCTCGCGCTCTCGCTTGCAGCCGAAGAGGGCCTCTCCGcccccgaccgcctcctcacc GTGGAACTGACCGCTCTCCTGCACGACGTTG GAGATTACAAGTATACCAA GAACAATGTGGAGGATATGAGCGTCGTTGAGACGTTTCTTCAAGAGGTAGGATTGGATGAAGCCCAGAAGGATGAAATAGTGGCGACTATTAAGGGGATGG GGTTCAAAAACGAAGTTTCAAATAAATCTATTGTTGAGCCCACTTTAGAGTTTGCAATTGTACAAGACGCAGATCGCCTGGATGCAATTGGGGCAATTG GTATTGCAAGATGTTTTACATATGGTGGGAGCAAGAACAGCACATTACATGATCCTAGAATTCTGCCACGTGATAACTTGTCAAAGGAAAAGTACATGTCCAAGGAAGAGAAGCAGACATCAATCAATCATTTTCACGAGAAGCTTTTTAAACTGAAGGACATGATGAAGACAGAG GCCGGGAGAAGGAGAGCTGAGAAAAGGCATAAGTTCATGGAGGACTTTGTGGCTGAATTCTACGAAGAGTGGAGTGGCAGGGGTTGA
- the LOC136538920 gene encoding uncharacterized protein, translating to MPVLNEDGAAADDSDRQRCSCLPFCCLWGASGSGGRPKKSGAAQAKRRRRRRLRLPWLAWPWFRRSGKGGAGGGDDSSEKQGKRRRRGGRRLLLLLTTSLQPKKALASVVSGDSSALLPVPVPPKVSSYGDAKKQSNRRPRRPTVDDDAASGSRQPQASSTAATASSTGWTTAPHARSRPPETTSQAPSPGPSDGPAGAGRTWRAPSRRYSLRQPGDCSSSGGLWTAATTLGVIVLLGRVAAVVFLCSCLYGARFVRAWAAGGASASAKDQLSSGGVDGVSSSSRRFGDPVGVATQEECKKKVVMAGLLDRAGKTPSSRFGR from the exons ATGCCTGTGCTCAACGAGgatggcgccgccgccgacgatTCCGACAGGCAACGGTGCTCGTGCCTGCCGTTCTGCTGCCTCTGGGGCGCCTCCGGGTCCGGGGGTCGTCCCAAGAAGTCCGGCGCCGCGCAGGCGAAGAGGAGGCGGCGCCGCAGGCTCAGGCTGCCGTGGCTGGCGTGGCCGTGGTTTCGGAGGAGCGGCAAggggggcgcgggcggcggcgacgACAGCAGCGAGAAGCAGGGGAAGAGGCGGAGGAGGGGCGggaggcggctgctgctgctgctcacgaCCTCGCTGCAGCCCAAGAAGGCGCTCGCGTCCGTCGTCTCCGGGGACAGCAGCGCCCTGCTGCCAGTGCCAGTGCCGCCCAAG GTGAGCAGTTACGGCGACGCCAAGAAGCAAAGCAACCGCAGGCCACGACGGCCAACGGTAGACGACGACGCGGCAAGCGGCAGCCGACAACCGCAAGCCTCGAGCACTGCTGCGACTGCGAGCAGCACCGGATGGACCACAGCGCCGCATGCCCGTTCTCGGCCTCCGGAGACGACGAGCCAGGCACCGAGCCCTGGACCAAGCGACGGGCCCGCTGGCGCCGGCCGCACCTGGCGAGCGCCGTCGAGGCGATACTCGCTTCGTCAGCCCGGCGACTGCTCCAGCAGCGGCGGCCTGTGGACGGCGGCAACGACGCTGGGCGTGATCGTGCTCCTCGGCCGCGTCGCCGCCGTTGTCTTCCTATGCTCGTGCCTGTACGGCGCGCGCTTCGTCCGGGCCTGGGCTGCCGGCGGCGCCAGTGCCAGCGCCAAGGACCAGCTGAGTAGCGGCGGCGTCGATGGCGTTAGTAGCAGTAGCCGGCGCTTCGGTGACCCGGTGGGGGTGGCCACGCAGGAGGAGTGCAAGAAGAAGGTGGTCATGGCAGGTTTGCTCGACAGGGCCGGCAAGACACCATCGTCGCGCTTTGGTAGGTGA